A portion of the Mustela erminea isolate mMusErm1 chromosome 19, mMusErm1.Pri, whole genome shotgun sequence genome contains these proteins:
- the NECTIN2 gene encoding nectin-2 isoform X1 gives MALAAALPPSRSSPTLPLLPLLLLLLLLRETGAQDVQVRVPPEVRGYLGSTVQLPCHLLPPGPEVRVSQVTWLHVDAAGVSKSVAAFHPSYGPSFRSPKPGEERLSFVTAGQSAGTRQGTEMDLRDATLALRGLTVDDEGNYTCEFATFPSGTSRGVTWLKAIAQPQNHAETQEVTLSLDPVPVARCVSEGGRPPARISWFSPLDGETKETQMSGPVPGTVTVTSRFTLVPLSRADGVKVTCKVEHESFEEPILLPVTLSVRYPPEVSISGYDDNWYLGRSEATLSCDVRSKPEPTGYDWSTTAGVFPASAVAQGPQLIIHSVDRLVNTTFICTVTNAVGTGRAEQVVLVRETPNTAGAGATGGIIGGIIAAIIATAVVATGILICRQQRKEQRLQGAEEEDDLEGPPSYKPPTPKAKLEEPEMPSQLFTLGASEHSPLKTPYFDAGVSCAEQDMPRYHELPTLEERSGPLLLGATGLGSPILVPPGPPVVEGVSLDLEEDEEEEEEDYLDKINPIYDALSYSSPSDSYQSKGFVMSRAMELSLIPGLDGLSFMRCALPAPALEEVAVTLKTTESFNSCPVGWDPNISQEGDWPGRGRGGCWGYNTVFVI, from the exons ATGGCCCTGGCCGCAGCCCTCCCGCCGTCGAGATCGTCGCCGACGCTGCCGCtcctgccgctgctgctgctgctgcttctgctccgGGAAACCG gaGCCCAGGATGTCCAAGTTCGAGTGCCACCCGAGGTGCGGGGCTACCTGGGCAGCACCGTGCAGCTGCCGTGCCACCTGTTGCCTCCGGGACCGGAAGTCCGAGTGTCACAGGTGACCTGGCTGCATGTAGACGCAGCCGGGGTCAGCAAGAGTGTGGCCGCCTTCCACCCCTCCTACGGCCCCAGCTTCCGCAGCCCAAAACCTGGTGAAGAGCGGCTGTCCTTTGTCACTGCTGGGCAGAGTGCAGGGACCAGGCAGGGCACCGAGATGGATCTGCGGGACGCCACGCTGGCCCTCCGGGGACTGACAGTGGACGACGAGGGCAACTACACCTGCGAGTTTGCCACCTTCCCCAGTGGCACCAGTCGCGGGGTGACCTGGCTCAAAGCCATAG CACAGCCCCAGAACCACGCCGAAACGCAGGAGGTCACGCTCAGCCTGGATCCTGTACCCGTGGCCCGCTGTGTCTCTGAGGGTGGCCGCCCACCCGCTCGAATCTCCTGGTTCTCACCCCTGGATGGGGAGACCAAAGAGACTCAGATGTCGGGGCCGGTGCCCGGCACAGTCACCGTCACCAGCCGGTTCACCTTGGTGCCCTTGAGCCGAGCAGATGGTGTCAAGGTCACCTGCAAAGTAGAGCATGAGAGCTTCGAGGAGCCGATCCTGCTGCCTGTGACCCTCTCCGTGCGCT ATCCCCCTGAGGTCTCCATCTCCGGCTACGACGACAACTGGTACCTAGGCCGCAGCGAGGCCACCCTGAGCTGTGACGTCCGCAGCAAACCGGAGCCCACAGGCTATGACTGGAGCAC GACAGCAGGCGTCTTCCCAGCCTCAGCAGTAGCCCAGGGCCCCCAGCTGATCATCCACTCAGTGGACAGACTGGTCAACACCACATTCATCTGCACAGTCACCAACGCCGTGGGCACGGGTCGTGCTGAACAGGTGGTCCTCGTGCGAG AGACCCCCAACACAGCAGGCGCAGGGGCCACGGGTGGCATCATTGGGGGCATCATCGCTGCCATCATTGCTACTGCTGTGGTCGCCACAGGCATCCTCATCTGTCGGCAGCAGCGGAAAGAGCAGAGGCTacagggggcagaggaggaggatga TCTGGAGGGGCCTCCCTCATACAAGCCACCAACCCCCAAGGCGAAGCTGGAGGAGCCTGAGATG CCCTCACAGCTTTTCACTCTTGGGGCCTCAGAGCACAGCCCACTCAAGACCCCCTACTTTGATGCTGGCGTCTCATGTGCGGAGCAG gATATGCCGCGATACCATGAGCTGCCCACCTTGGAAGAACGGTCAGGGCCCCTGCTCCTTGGGGCCACGGGCCTGGGTTCCCCCATCCTGGTGCCTCCTGGGCCACCTGTCGTGGAGGGGGTTTCCCTGGACttagaggaggatgaggaggaggaggaggaagactaTCTAGATAAGATCAACCCCATCTATGATGCCCTGTCCTACTCCAGCCCCTCTGATTCCTACCAGAGCAAAGGCTTTGTCATGTCCCGGGCCAT GGAATTAAGCCTCATCCCAGGACTAGATGGGTTAAGTTTCATGCGGTGTGCCTTGCCGGCCCCAgccttggaagaagttgctgttaCTTTGAAGACTACTGAGTCCTTTAACTCCTGCCCAGTGGGATGGGACCCAAACATCTCCCAGGAGGGAGAttggccggggcgggggcggggtggatGCTGGGGATATAATACTGTTTTTGTAATATAG
- the NECTIN2 gene encoding nectin-2 isoform X4, with amino-acid sequence MALAAALPPSRSSPTLPLLPLLLLLLLLRETGAQDVQVRVPPEVRGYLGSTVQLPCHLLPPGPEVRVSQVTWLHVDAAGVSKSVAAFHPSYGPSFRSPKPGEERLSFVTAGQSAGTRQGTEMDLRDATLALRGLTVDDEGNYTCEFATFPSGTSRGVTWLKAIAQPQNHAETQEVTLSLDPVPVARCVSEGGRPPARISWFSPLDGETKETQMSGPVPGTVTVTSRFTLVPLSRADGVKVTCKVEHESFEEPILLPVTLSVRYPPEVSISGYDDNWYLGRSEATLSCDVRSKPEPTGYDWSTTAGVFPASAVAQGPQLIIHSVDRLVNTTFICTVTNAVGTGRAEQVVLVRETPNTAGAGATGGIIGGIIAAIIATAVVATGILICRQQRKEQRLQGAEEEDDPHSFSLLGPQSTAHSRPPTLMLASHVRSRICRDTMSCPPWKNGQGPCSLGPRAWVPPSWCLLGHLSWRGFPWT; translated from the exons ATGGCCCTGGCCGCAGCCCTCCCGCCGTCGAGATCGTCGCCGACGCTGCCGCtcctgccgctgctgctgctgctgcttctgctccgGGAAACCG gaGCCCAGGATGTCCAAGTTCGAGTGCCACCCGAGGTGCGGGGCTACCTGGGCAGCACCGTGCAGCTGCCGTGCCACCTGTTGCCTCCGGGACCGGAAGTCCGAGTGTCACAGGTGACCTGGCTGCATGTAGACGCAGCCGGGGTCAGCAAGAGTGTGGCCGCCTTCCACCCCTCCTACGGCCCCAGCTTCCGCAGCCCAAAACCTGGTGAAGAGCGGCTGTCCTTTGTCACTGCTGGGCAGAGTGCAGGGACCAGGCAGGGCACCGAGATGGATCTGCGGGACGCCACGCTGGCCCTCCGGGGACTGACAGTGGACGACGAGGGCAACTACACCTGCGAGTTTGCCACCTTCCCCAGTGGCACCAGTCGCGGGGTGACCTGGCTCAAAGCCATAG CACAGCCCCAGAACCACGCCGAAACGCAGGAGGTCACGCTCAGCCTGGATCCTGTACCCGTGGCCCGCTGTGTCTCTGAGGGTGGCCGCCCACCCGCTCGAATCTCCTGGTTCTCACCCCTGGATGGGGAGACCAAAGAGACTCAGATGTCGGGGCCGGTGCCCGGCACAGTCACCGTCACCAGCCGGTTCACCTTGGTGCCCTTGAGCCGAGCAGATGGTGTCAAGGTCACCTGCAAAGTAGAGCATGAGAGCTTCGAGGAGCCGATCCTGCTGCCTGTGACCCTCTCCGTGCGCT ATCCCCCTGAGGTCTCCATCTCCGGCTACGACGACAACTGGTACCTAGGCCGCAGCGAGGCCACCCTGAGCTGTGACGTCCGCAGCAAACCGGAGCCCACAGGCTATGACTGGAGCAC GACAGCAGGCGTCTTCCCAGCCTCAGCAGTAGCCCAGGGCCCCCAGCTGATCATCCACTCAGTGGACAGACTGGTCAACACCACATTCATCTGCACAGTCACCAACGCCGTGGGCACGGGTCGTGCTGAACAGGTGGTCCTCGTGCGAG AGACCCCCAACACAGCAGGCGCAGGGGCCACGGGTGGCATCATTGGGGGCATCATCGCTGCCATCATTGCTACTGCTGTGGTCGCCACAGGCATCCTCATCTGTCGGCAGCAGCGGAAAGAGCAGAGGCTacagggggcagaggaggaggatga CCCTCACAGCTTTTCACTCTTGGGGCCTCAGAGCACAGCCCACTCAAGACCCCCTACTTTGATGCTGGCGTCTCATGTGCGGAGCAG gATATGCCGCGATACCATGAGCTGCCCACCTTGGAAGAACGGTCAGGGCCCCTGCTCCTTGGGGCCACGGGCCTGGGTTCCCCCATCCTGGTGCCTCCTGGGCCACCTGTCGTGGAGGGGGTTTCCCTGGACttag
- the NECTIN2 gene encoding nectin-2 isoform X2, whose product MALAAALPPSRSSPTLPLLPLLLLLLLLRETGAQDVQVRVPPEVRGYLGSTVQLPCHLLPPGPEVRVSQVTWLHVDAAGVSKSVAAFHPSYGPSFRSPKPGEERLSFVTAGQSAGTRQGTEMDLRDATLALRGLTVDDEGNYTCEFATFPSGTSRGVTWLKAIAQPQNHAETQEVTLSLDPVPVARCVSEGGRPPARISWFSPLDGETKETQMSGPVPGTVTVTSRFTLVPLSRADGVKVTCKVEHESFEEPILLPVTLSVRYPPEVSISGYDDNWYLGRSEATLSCDVRSKPEPTGYDWSTTAGVFPASAVAQGPQLIIHSVDRLVNTTFICTVTNAVGTGRAEQVVLVRDTPRASPRDVGPVVWGAVGGTLLVLLLLAGGSLAFILLRVRRRRKSPGGGGGGGGGGESSGGGAYDPKTQVFGNGGPVFWTPAAPGPLKPDGKEEEDEEEEEEKAEEGLMLPPPKALEDDMESQLDGSLISRRAIYV is encoded by the exons ATGGCCCTGGCCGCAGCCCTCCCGCCGTCGAGATCGTCGCCGACGCTGCCGCtcctgccgctgctgctgctgctgcttctgctccgGGAAACCG gaGCCCAGGATGTCCAAGTTCGAGTGCCACCCGAGGTGCGGGGCTACCTGGGCAGCACCGTGCAGCTGCCGTGCCACCTGTTGCCTCCGGGACCGGAAGTCCGAGTGTCACAGGTGACCTGGCTGCATGTAGACGCAGCCGGGGTCAGCAAGAGTGTGGCCGCCTTCCACCCCTCCTACGGCCCCAGCTTCCGCAGCCCAAAACCTGGTGAAGAGCGGCTGTCCTTTGTCACTGCTGGGCAGAGTGCAGGGACCAGGCAGGGCACCGAGATGGATCTGCGGGACGCCACGCTGGCCCTCCGGGGACTGACAGTGGACGACGAGGGCAACTACACCTGCGAGTTTGCCACCTTCCCCAGTGGCACCAGTCGCGGGGTGACCTGGCTCAAAGCCATAG CACAGCCCCAGAACCACGCCGAAACGCAGGAGGTCACGCTCAGCCTGGATCCTGTACCCGTGGCCCGCTGTGTCTCTGAGGGTGGCCGCCCACCCGCTCGAATCTCCTGGTTCTCACCCCTGGATGGGGAGACCAAAGAGACTCAGATGTCGGGGCCGGTGCCCGGCACAGTCACCGTCACCAGCCGGTTCACCTTGGTGCCCTTGAGCCGAGCAGATGGTGTCAAGGTCACCTGCAAAGTAGAGCATGAGAGCTTCGAGGAGCCGATCCTGCTGCCTGTGACCCTCTCCGTGCGCT ATCCCCCTGAGGTCTCCATCTCCGGCTACGACGACAACTGGTACCTAGGCCGCAGCGAGGCCACCCTGAGCTGTGACGTCCGCAGCAAACCGGAGCCCACAGGCTATGACTGGAGCAC GACAGCAGGCGTCTTCCCAGCCTCAGCAGTAGCCCAGGGCCCCCAGCTGATCATCCACTCAGTGGACAGACTGGTCAACACCACATTCATCTGCACAGTCACCAACGCCGTGGGCACGGGTCGTGCTGAACAGGTGGTCCTCGTGCGAG acACACCCCGGGCCTCGCCCCGAGACGTGGGTCCAGTGGTGTGGGGGGCCGTGGGGGGGACACTGCTGGTGCTACTGCTTCTGGCTGGGGGGTCCTTGGCCTTCATCTTGctgagggtgaggaggaggaggaagagccctggaggaggaggaggaggaggaggaggaggagagagcagtgGAGGAGGAGCCTACGATCCAAAAACTCAGGTGTTTGGGAATGGGGGCCCCGTCTTCTGGACGCCAGCCGCCCCTGGCCCCCTGAAGCCGGATGGcaaagaggaggaggacgaggaggaagaggaggagaaggcagaggaaggtctCATGTTGCCTCCACCCAAGGCTCTCGAGGACGACATGGAGTCCCAGCTGGACGGCTCCCTCATTTCACGGCGGGCAATTTACGTGTGA
- the NECTIN2 gene encoding nectin-2 isoform X3: MALAAALPPSRSSPTLPLLPLLLLLLLLRETGAQDVQVRVPPEVRGYLGSTVQLPCHLLPPGPEVRVSQVTWLHVDAAGVSKSVAAFHPSYGPSFRSPKPGEERLSFVTAGQSAGTRQGTEMDLRDATLALRGLTVDDEGNYTCEFATFPSGTSRGVTWLKAIAQPQNHAETQEVTLSLDPVPVARCVSEGGRPPARISWFSPLDGETKETQMSGPVPGTVTVTSRFTLVPLSRADGVKVTCKVEHESFEEPILLPVTLSVRYPPEVSISGYDDNWYLGRSEATLSCDVRSKPEPTGYDWSTTAGVFPASAVAQGPQLIIHSVDRLVNTTFICTVTNAVGTGRAEQVVLVRDTPRGGPAPSTLPRPAGKPTPEPLPQIHTQEPGLPRHSHQDTPVRGRALNTQMQSYLRVTGGIHTHKHTDTPHSPLKHTEIPGTSPARNHPLQENTAASKLSPSNTALRETQPYGKTPRLCREPDAGRDPRTPGS, translated from the exons ATGGCCCTGGCCGCAGCCCTCCCGCCGTCGAGATCGTCGCCGACGCTGCCGCtcctgccgctgctgctgctgctgcttctgctccgGGAAACCG gaGCCCAGGATGTCCAAGTTCGAGTGCCACCCGAGGTGCGGGGCTACCTGGGCAGCACCGTGCAGCTGCCGTGCCACCTGTTGCCTCCGGGACCGGAAGTCCGAGTGTCACAGGTGACCTGGCTGCATGTAGACGCAGCCGGGGTCAGCAAGAGTGTGGCCGCCTTCCACCCCTCCTACGGCCCCAGCTTCCGCAGCCCAAAACCTGGTGAAGAGCGGCTGTCCTTTGTCACTGCTGGGCAGAGTGCAGGGACCAGGCAGGGCACCGAGATGGATCTGCGGGACGCCACGCTGGCCCTCCGGGGACTGACAGTGGACGACGAGGGCAACTACACCTGCGAGTTTGCCACCTTCCCCAGTGGCACCAGTCGCGGGGTGACCTGGCTCAAAGCCATAG CACAGCCCCAGAACCACGCCGAAACGCAGGAGGTCACGCTCAGCCTGGATCCTGTACCCGTGGCCCGCTGTGTCTCTGAGGGTGGCCGCCCACCCGCTCGAATCTCCTGGTTCTCACCCCTGGATGGGGAGACCAAAGAGACTCAGATGTCGGGGCCGGTGCCCGGCACAGTCACCGTCACCAGCCGGTTCACCTTGGTGCCCTTGAGCCGAGCAGATGGTGTCAAGGTCACCTGCAAAGTAGAGCATGAGAGCTTCGAGGAGCCGATCCTGCTGCCTGTGACCCTCTCCGTGCGCT ATCCCCCTGAGGTCTCCATCTCCGGCTACGACGACAACTGGTACCTAGGCCGCAGCGAGGCCACCCTGAGCTGTGACGTCCGCAGCAAACCGGAGCCCACAGGCTATGACTGGAGCAC GACAGCAGGCGTCTTCCCAGCCTCAGCAGTAGCCCAGGGCCCCCAGCTGATCATCCACTCAGTGGACAGACTGGTCAACACCACATTCATCTGCACAGTCACCAACGCCGTGGGCACGGGTCGTGCTGAACAGGTGGTCCTCGTGCGAG ACACACCCCGGGGAGGGCCGGCTCCATCCACCCTGCCACGCCCCGCTGGAAAGCCCACCCCTGAACCTCTACCCCAGATCCACACCCAAGAACCTGGTCTCCCCAGGCACAGTCATCAGGACACCCCTGTAAGGGGCAGAGCCTTGAACACACAGATGCAGTCATACCTGAGGGTCACCGGAGGAATACACACCCACAAACACACGGACACCCCCCACAGCCCCTTGAAACACACAGAAATCCCAGGGACGTCCCCCGCCAGAAACCACCCCCTCCAAGAGAACACAGCAGCCTCAAAGTTAAGCCCTTCAAACACAGCCCTCAGAGAGACTCAGCCCTATGGGAAGACACCccggctctgcagggagcctgacgcaggacgtgatcccaggaccccgggatcgtga